The stretch of DNA AGCGTCAACTCCACTATCATCGAACTTGTATCCAACCCCCCAGACCGTTTGAATGATTTGAGGACCAGCTTTTTCGATTTTCTGCCGTAACTTTTTGATATGTGCATCCACGGTCCGTTCATCACCGTAGTATTCATAATCCCAGACTAATTGGAGCAACTGCTCTCTGGAGAAGACTTGGCGCGGCTTTTGCGCTAACGTCTTTAACAAATCAAATTCCTTGGGTGTTAAATCTTCAATTTGTTGACCAGCCAAATAGGCTTCACGTGTCTTAGTATTCAATTTAAAATGATCGGTTTGCACATCGAAATCACTGACGGCATCATCACCAACTTCGGTCGGTGTCGCCTTACCTAAATCGGCCCGCCGATGCAACGCTTTGATCCGTGCAATCAAAGTAATTGGTGAAAATGGCTTGGTCACATAATCATCCGCACCCATTTCCAAGCCTAAAACTTGATCACTTTCAGAATCTCGAGCAGTCAACATAATAATTGGTACAGTTGGTGATGCCTTGCGAATATCTGCACTAACCGCCATACCATCTTTACCAGGCAAGTTGAGGTCCAACGTAATCATGTCCCAACTATCGACGTCTTCTTTAAACATCGAAACAGCTTCATTCCCATCATAGGCAAAATGAGCATCCCATTGTTCTTTCTTAAAAAACATTGCCATCATTTCAGAGACAGATTTATTGTCTTCAATCATTAATAATTTCATTATCATCGTCCTCCAAGTTTAT from Lactiplantibacillus brownii encodes:
- a CDS encoding response regulator transcription factor → MKLLMIEDNKSVSEMMAMFFKKEQWDAHFAYDGNEAVSMFKEDVDSWDMITLDLNLPGKDGMAVSADIRKASPTVPIIMLTARDSESDQVLGLEMGADDYVTKPFSPITLIARIKALHRRADLGKATPTEVGDDAVSDFDVQTDHFKLNTKTREAYLAGQQIEDLTPKEFDLLKTLAQKPRQVFSREQLLQLVWDYEYYGDERTVDAHIKKLRQKIEKAGPQIIQTVWGVGYKFDDSGVDAK